CGGATGCGAGGGTCCACGACGGCGTAGAGGACATCGGCGATCAGCCCTCCCAACAGTACCGCCAGGGCGGCCAGCAGATTGATGGCCATCAGGGTGGGGTAGTCACGCCCGAGGATGGCCTGGATCGTCAGCGACCCCATCCCCGGCCACTGGAAGACCTGCTCCGTGATGACGGCACCCCCGATCAGGGCCGGCAACTGGAGCCCGGCCATGGTGATGACGGGGACCAGGCTGTTGCGCAGGACGTGACGGGAGACGACCCGCCACTCCGCCAGCCCCTTGGCCCGAGCGGTGCGGACGTAGTCCTGGCGCAGGGCTTCGAGGGCGCTGGAGCGGGTCAGCCGCACCACCATCCCCACGTTGGTCAACGCCAGCACCGTGGCGGGCAGCACCAGGTGCCGGGCCACGTCGCCCCACGACGCCTCGCCCCCGAGGGTCGCCATGCCGCCCGTCGGCAGCCATCCCAGCCGCAGGGCGAAGACGTAGATGCCCGCCAGCGACAGGAAGAAGGTGGGCAGGGACACGCCCGACACGGCCACGAACCCGCCGACGTAGTCGACCCACGAGTAGGGCCGCAGCGCCGAGGCGATCCCCAGGGGGACCGCGACGGCGTAGGCGACCAGCGTGGCGACCGTCGTCAGCAGGAGGCTCGGTCCCAAGCGCTCGGCGATGCGATCGGCCACCGGCTGATAGGTGGTGAAGGAGAAGCCGAGATTGCCGGCCGCGAGTTGCCCCAGCCATTTGCCGTACCGGACCGGCCACGGCTGGTCCAGGCCCAGCGCCTGGCGGCGCGCCATCCGGTCCGCCTCGCTCATCGACGGGTCGATCATCAAGTCGACCGCGTCGCCTGGCGCGAGGTCGATGAGGAGGAAGTTGAGCAGGGTGATGCCGAGCAGCACCGGCGCCATGATGGCCAGGCGCCGGACGATGAACCGAATCATGACGGCCTCTCCCCATGGTGCGGTCCGTCCGCGGCCG
This genomic interval from Limnochorda sp. LNt contains the following:
- a CDS encoding ABC transporter permease, which codes for MIRFIVRRLAIMAPVLLGITLLNFLLIDLAPGDAVDLMIDPSMSEADRMARRQALGLDQPWPVRYGKWLGQLAAGNLGFSFTTYQPVADRIAERLGPSLLLTTVATLVAYAVAVPLGIASALRPYSWVDYVGGFVAVSGVSLPTFFLSLAGIYVFALRLGWLPTGGMATLGGEASWGDVARHLVLPATVLALTNVGMVVRLTRSSALEALRQDYVRTARAKGLAEWRVVSRHVLRNSLVPVITMAGLQLPALIGGAVITEQVFQWPGMGSLTIQAILGRDYPTLMAINLLAALAVLLGGLIADVLYAVVDPRIRYE